Proteins encoded together in one Drosophila albomicans strain 15112-1751.03 chromosome 2R, ASM965048v2, whole genome shotgun sequence window:
- the LOC117574104 gene encoding protein UBASH3A homolog isoform X4, which translates to MSSWMLLSPASLGAAPSPRALAAFHAAVDVQKVVYPHNPHETDELELRIGDYIYLNSEGVDSSSDGWAEGISWLTGSTGHLPVNYTERTAESDAWTLHRVVQLSKSVASSLNSAEDLDIVDGRSISTEPEERQRELQQSTQHPEIIEGSSFEESEQSVEKYLRQTLQPCLELPSLQLQLNSHNLSHQHNPHTPTIEITTNMSSLSTSHSAASKNVDEIMVEPPVMQPPRPDDTLSVHSAEQEHVSQPTSSTPNRKVYIMRHGERVDFTFGTWIPYCFDEFGNYMRKDLNMPKVLPQRKHSPEGWQNDSPLTNVGLYQARLTGEALHEAQVQIDHVYCSPSYRCVQTCTSALEGLQLNGKHKIKLEPGLFEWMAWYPNGVPDFLTSSELTEAKYDIDLSYTPVQQTSELTAQLKESTEQFYTRNHEVLLQLLERTTGNLLIVAHATTLDTCSRQLTGGVARNTNELRQVIHKIPYCSLVTVEQQLDGVWKLVEPECLPVTHSKNPRFEWNALSTT; encoded by the exons ATGAGCAGCTGGATGCTATTGTCGCCTGCTTCCCTTGGTGCGGCGCCGTCTCCTCGGGCACTCGCTGCATTCCACGCAGCAGTCGAT GTGCAAAAAGTGGTCTATCCACACAATCCACACGAGACGGATGAGCTGGAGTTGCGCATTGGCGACTACATTTACTTGAACAGCGAGGGCGTCGATAGCTCCAGCGACGGTTGGGCCGAGGGCATCTCCTGGCTCACAGGCAGCACCGGACACTTGCCTGTCAACTACACCGAACGCACTGCGGAATCGGATGCTTGGACACTGCATCGTGTAGTGCAACTGTCGAAGAGCGTGGCATCATCGCTCAACTCTGCCGAGGATCTGGACATTGTGGACGGACGTAGCATCTCCACAGAGCCCGAGGAGCGTCAGCGTGAACTgcagcaaa GCACTCAGCATCCCGAGATCATTGAAGGCTCGTCATTCGAGGAGTCGGAGCAGAGCGTCGAGAAGTACTTGCGACAGACACTGCAGCCCTGCTTGGAGTTGCCAtcactgcagctgcagctcaacAGCCACAACTTGTCGCATCAACACAATCCGCACACGCCAACCATTGAGATCACCACCAACATGTCTTCGTTGTCCACATCGCACTCGGCGGCGTCCAAGAACGTCGATGAGATTATGGTGGAGCCACCGGTCATGCAGCCACCCAGGCCCGACGATACGCTGAGCGTGCACTCGGCAGAACAGGAGCACGTCTCGCAGCCAACGAGCTCCACGCCGAATCGCAAGGTGTACATTATGCGGCATGGCGAACGCGTTGACTTCACCTTTGGCACTTGGATCCCGTACTGTTTCGATGAGTTTGGCAACTACATGCGCAAGGATCTGAACATGCCCAAGGTGTTGCCACAACGCAAGCACAGTCCCGAGGGCTGGCAGAACGATTCGCCGCTCACCAATGTAGGACTCTATCAAGCACGGCTCACGGGCGAAGCGTTGCACGAGGCGCAGGTGCAGATTGATCATGTCTACTGTTCGCCTTCGTATCGTTGTGTGCAGACTTGCACCAGCGCCTTGGAGGGTCTTCAACTCAATGGCAAGCACAAGATTAAGCTGGAACCCGGACTCTTTGAGTGGATGGCCTGGTATCCCAATGGTGTGCCCGATTTCTTGACCAGCAGCGAGTTGACCGAGGCCAAGTACGACATTGATTTGAGCTACACGCCTGTGCAGCAGACAAGCGAGTTGACAGCACAGCTCAAGGAGTCCACAGAACAGTTTTACACGCGCAATCACGaagtgctgctgcagctgctggaaCGCACCA CTGGCAATCTGCTGATTGTGGCACATGCCACCACGCTGGACACGTGCTCGCGTCAGTTGACGGGGGGCGTGGCTCGGAACACCAACGAACTGCGTCAGGTGATACACAAGATACCCTACTGCAGTCTAGTCACTGTGGAGCAGCAGCTCGATGGTGTCTGGAAGCTGGTGGAGCCCGAGTGCTTGCCGGTGACCCATTCGAAAAATCCGCGCTTCGAGTGGAATGCGTTATCGACCACCTAG
- the LOC117574104 gene encoding protein UBASH3A homolog isoform X2, with amino-acid sequence MATLPPRKNQTPTRICSSMKPHLTPLQTLLQMGFQKHRAEKALASTGNRGVQIASDWLLAHVNDATLDECAPREYIIYACPTGPFLQQLEEFWAKSRQMCGWNGAHNYVPHITLVSFFKAPDECSLQLSKALKQVVDMTGALLDRPIKLEPYMSQNFMGFFVAEDDANYLKRLALQYVKEVSNSTISLEPHVKSLHLTLAYQFPQAQFNALKSLVETLDASCASNWELRLYSRDPRLATKQVQKVVYPHNPHETDELELRIGDYIYLNSEGVDSSSDGWAEGISWLTGSTGHLPVNYTERTAESDAWTLHRVVQLSKSVASSLNSAEDLDIVDGRSISTEPEERQRELQQSTQHPEIIEGSSFEESEQSVEKYLRQTLQPCLELPSLQLQLNSHNLSHQHNPHTPTIEITTNMSSLSTSHSAASKNVDEIMVEPPVMQPPRPDDTLSVHSAEQEHVSQPTSSTPNRKVYIMRHGERVDFTFGTWIPYCFDEFGNYMRKDLNMPKVLPQRKHSPEGWQNDSPLTNVGLYQARLTGEALHEAQVQIDHVYCSPSYRCVQTCTSALEGLQLNGKHKIKLEPGLFEWMAWYPNGVPDFLTSSELTEAKYDIDLSYTPVQQTSELTAQLKESTEQFYTRNHEVLLQLLERTTGNLLIVAHATTLDTCSRQLTGGVARNTNELRQVIHKIPYCSLVTVEQQLDGVWKLVEPECLPVTHSKNPRFEWNALSTT; translated from the exons ATGGCAACGCTACCGCCGCGTAAGAACCAAACGCCAACGCGAATCTGCAGCAGCATGAAACCGCACCTGACCCCGCTCCAAACATTACTCCAAATGGGCTTCCAAAAGCACAGAGC AGAAAAAGCTTTGGCTTCGACGGGTAATCGGGGCGTGCAAATTGCATCGGACTGGCTGTTGGCGCACGTCAACGATGCCACCTTGGACGAATGCGCACCACGAGAGTACATCATCTACGCGTGTCCCACGGGACCATTTCTGCAGCAGCTCGAAGAATTCTGGGCGAAGTCGCGTCAAATGTGCGGCTGGAATGGCGCCCACAATTATGTGCCGCATATAACGCTGGTGTCGTTCTTCAAG GCGCCCGATGAATGCTCGCTGCAGCTGTCGAAGGCTCTGAAGCAAGTGGTGGACATGACGGGCGCTTTGTTGGATCGCCCCATCAAGCTGGAGCCGTATATGAGCCAGAACTTTATGGGCTTCTTTGTGGCCGAAGATGATGCGAACTATTTGAAGCGACTGGCTTTGCAATATGTCAAGGAGGTGTCCAATTCAA CGATCTCACTCGAGCCACACGTTAAGAGTCTGCACCTGACGCTCGCCTATCAGTTCCCGCAGGCACAATTCAATGCACTGAAATCACTTGTGGAAACTCTCGACGCCAGCTGCGCATCCAATTGGGAGCTGCGTCTCTATTCCCGCGATCCACGACTCGCCACCAAACAA GTGCAAAAAGTGGTCTATCCACACAATCCACACGAGACGGATGAGCTGGAGTTGCGCATTGGCGACTACATTTACTTGAACAGCGAGGGCGTCGATAGCTCCAGCGACGGTTGGGCCGAGGGCATCTCCTGGCTCACAGGCAGCACCGGACACTTGCCTGTCAACTACACCGAACGCACTGCGGAATCGGATGCTTGGACACTGCATCGTGTAGTGCAACTGTCGAAGAGCGTGGCATCATCGCTCAACTCTGCCGAGGATCTGGACATTGTGGACGGACGTAGCATCTCCACAGAGCCCGAGGAGCGTCAGCGTGAACTgcagcaaa GCACTCAGCATCCCGAGATCATTGAAGGCTCGTCATTCGAGGAGTCGGAGCAGAGCGTCGAGAAGTACTTGCGACAGACACTGCAGCCCTGCTTGGAGTTGCCAtcactgcagctgcagctcaacAGCCACAACTTGTCGCATCAACACAATCCGCACACGCCAACCATTGAGATCACCACCAACATGTCTTCGTTGTCCACATCGCACTCGGCGGCGTCCAAGAACGTCGATGAGATTATGGTGGAGCCACCGGTCATGCAGCCACCCAGGCCCGACGATACGCTGAGCGTGCACTCGGCAGAACAGGAGCACGTCTCGCAGCCAACGAGCTCCACGCCGAATCGCAAGGTGTACATTATGCGGCATGGCGAACGCGTTGACTTCACCTTTGGCACTTGGATCCCGTACTGTTTCGATGAGTTTGGCAACTACATGCGCAAGGATCTGAACATGCCCAAGGTGTTGCCACAACGCAAGCACAGTCCCGAGGGCTGGCAGAACGATTCGCCGCTCACCAATGTAGGACTCTATCAAGCACGGCTCACGGGCGAAGCGTTGCACGAGGCGCAGGTGCAGATTGATCATGTCTACTGTTCGCCTTCGTATCGTTGTGTGCAGACTTGCACCAGCGCCTTGGAGGGTCTTCAACTCAATGGCAAGCACAAGATTAAGCTGGAACCCGGACTCTTTGAGTGGATGGCCTGGTATCCCAATGGTGTGCCCGATTTCTTGACCAGCAGCGAGTTGACCGAGGCCAAGTACGACATTGATTTGAGCTACACGCCTGTGCAGCAGACAAGCGAGTTGACAGCACAGCTCAAGGAGTCCACAGAACAGTTTTACACGCGCAATCACGaagtgctgctgcagctgctggaaCGCACCA CTGGCAATCTGCTGATTGTGGCACATGCCACCACGCTGGACACGTGCTCGCGTCAGTTGACGGGGGGCGTGGCTCGGAACACCAACGAACTGCGTCAGGTGATACACAAGATACCCTACTGCAGTCTAGTCACTGTGGAGCAGCAGCTCGATGGTGTCTGGAAGCTGGTGGAGCCCGAGTGCTTGCCGGTGACCCATTCGAAAAATCCGCGCTTCGAGTGGAATGCGTTATCGACCACCTAG
- the LOC117574105 gene encoding uncharacterized protein CG5902, producing the protein MSNSHYNNHQQHHNNYQQQQQQQQQQQPQHSNNSNGDEDYHQQQPVHYSQHYMNGHGPRIRPMDSVAVPDMCLFCFEVLDCELNNIDGPGVPMFSNDAYPLFVTWKIGRDKRLRGCIGTFSAMELHNGLREYALTSAFKDSRFAPISRDEFPRLTVSVSILQNFEEAQGHLDWQLGVHGIRIEFLTERGLKRTATYLPQVATEQGWDQLQTIDSLLRKGGYRGAVITQELRKSIKLTRYRSQEIQMHYKEYREHLERRGGAQQYGKVQC; encoded by the coding sequence atgTCCAATTCCCATTATAATAACCACCAGCAACACCACAACAActaccagcagcaacagcagcagcagcaacaacagcagccgcagcattccaacaacagcaatggtGACGAGGATTaccatcaacagcagccgGTGCATTATTCCCAGCACTATATGAATGGCCATGGGCCAAGGATCAGGCCCATGGACAGCGTCGCTGTGCCGGACATGTGTCTCTTCTGTTTCGaggtgctcgactgtgaactGAACAACATCGATGGTCCTGGAGTGCCAATGTTCAGCAACGATGCCTATCCGTTGTTTGTCACCTGGAAGATCGGTCGGGACAAGCGTCTGCGCGGTTGCATTGGCACCTTTAGCGCCATGGAGCTGCACAATGGTCTTCGCGAATATGCGTTGACCAGCGCCTTCAAGGATTCACGCTTTGCTCCGATTTCACGCGATGAATTCCCTCGTCTGACGGTCTCTGTGTCCATTTTGCAGAACTTCGAAGAGGCCCAGGGACATCTGGATTGGCAGCTGGGTGTGCATGGCATACGCATTGAGTTCTTGACCGAGCGCGGCCTGAAGCGCACAGCCACCTATTTGCCGCAAGTGGCCACCGAACAGGGCTGGGATCAGTTGCAGACGATTGATTCGCTGTTGCGCAAGGGCGGCTATCGCGGTGCGGTGATCACCCAGGAGCTGCGCAAGTCGATCAAGTTGACACGCTATCGCTCGCAGGAGATCCAGATGCACTACAAGGAGTATCGCGAGCATTTGGAGCGACGCGGAGGCGCTCAGCAGTACGGCAAGGTGCAGTGCTAA
- the LOC117574734 gene encoding ras-related protein Rab-7a-like yields MASRKKSLLKVIILGDSSVGKTSLMNQYVNKRFSNQYKATIGADFCTKEVVVNDRVVTMQIWDTAGQERFQSLGVAFYRGADCCVLVYDVTAPNSFKNLDSWRDEFLIQASPRDPEHFPFVVLGNKVDLDNRQVSTRRAQQWCQSKNDIPYYETSAKEGINVEMAFQTIAKNALEQETEAELINDFPDQIRLNSDNNRPGNTDNCQC; encoded by the exons ATGGCCAGCCGAAAGAAATCTTTGCTGAAAGTCATCATATTGGGGGACAGCAGCGTTGGCAAGACCTCACTGATGAATCAATATGTAAACAAACGCTTCTCTAATCAGTATAAAGCAACGATCGGAGCTGACTTTTGCACGAAAGAAGTTGTCGTCAATGATCGCGTCGTCACAATGCAG ATTTGGGACACGGCCGGTCAAGAGCGCTTCCAATCACTCGGTGTGGCCTTCTATCGTGGCGCCGATTGTTGTGTGCTCGTTTACGATGTAACGGCGCCCAACTCTTTCAAGAATCTTGACTCGTGGCGTGATGAGTTCTTAATACAGGCCAGTCCACGGGATCCCGAGCATTTCCCCTTCGTGGTGCTGGGTAATAAAGTGGACCTAGATAACCGTCAA GTGTCGACGCGCAGAGCCCAGCAGTGGTGCCAATCGAAAAACGATATACCCTACTACGAGACTTCTGCCAAGGAGGGCATCAACGTTGAGATGGCGTTTCAAACCATAGCAAAGAATGCGCTAGAACAAGAGACGGAG GCTGAACTCATCAACGATTTCCCCGATCAAATACGCTTGAATTCTGATAATAATCGTCCAGGCAATACCGACAATTGTCAATGctaa
- the LOC117574104 gene encoding protein UBASH3A homolog isoform X3, with the protein MSSWMLLSPASLGAAPSPRALAAFHAAVDFPQAQFNALKSLVETLDASCASNWELRLYSRDPRLATKQVQKVVYPHNPHETDELELRIGDYIYLNSEGVDSSSDGWAEGISWLTGSTGHLPVNYTERTAESDAWTLHRVVQLSKSVASSLNSAEDLDIVDGRSISTEPEERQRELQQSTQHPEIIEGSSFEESEQSVEKYLRQTLQPCLELPSLQLQLNSHNLSHQHNPHTPTIEITTNMSSLSTSHSAASKNVDEIMVEPPVMQPPRPDDTLSVHSAEQEHVSQPTSSTPNRKVYIMRHGERVDFTFGTWIPYCFDEFGNYMRKDLNMPKVLPQRKHSPEGWQNDSPLTNVGLYQARLTGEALHEAQVQIDHVYCSPSYRCVQTCTSALEGLQLNGKHKIKLEPGLFEWMAWYPNGVPDFLTSSELTEAKYDIDLSYTPVQQTSELTAQLKESTEQFYTRNHEVLLQLLERTTGNLLIVAHATTLDTCSRQLTGGVARNTNELRQVIHKIPYCSLVTVEQQLDGVWKLVEPECLPVTHSKNPRFEWNALSTT; encoded by the exons ATGAGCAGCTGGATGCTATTGTCGCCTGCTTCCCTTGGTGCGGCGCCGTCTCCTCGGGCACTCGCTGCATTCCACGCAGCAGTCGAT TTCCCGCAGGCACAATTCAATGCACTGAAATCACTTGTGGAAACTCTCGACGCCAGCTGCGCATCCAATTGGGAGCTGCGTCTCTATTCCCGCGATCCACGACTCGCCACCAAACAA GTGCAAAAAGTGGTCTATCCACACAATCCACACGAGACGGATGAGCTGGAGTTGCGCATTGGCGACTACATTTACTTGAACAGCGAGGGCGTCGATAGCTCCAGCGACGGTTGGGCCGAGGGCATCTCCTGGCTCACAGGCAGCACCGGACACTTGCCTGTCAACTACACCGAACGCACTGCGGAATCGGATGCTTGGACACTGCATCGTGTAGTGCAACTGTCGAAGAGCGTGGCATCATCGCTCAACTCTGCCGAGGATCTGGACATTGTGGACGGACGTAGCATCTCCACAGAGCCCGAGGAGCGTCAGCGTGAACTgcagcaaa GCACTCAGCATCCCGAGATCATTGAAGGCTCGTCATTCGAGGAGTCGGAGCAGAGCGTCGAGAAGTACTTGCGACAGACACTGCAGCCCTGCTTGGAGTTGCCAtcactgcagctgcagctcaacAGCCACAACTTGTCGCATCAACACAATCCGCACACGCCAACCATTGAGATCACCACCAACATGTCTTCGTTGTCCACATCGCACTCGGCGGCGTCCAAGAACGTCGATGAGATTATGGTGGAGCCACCGGTCATGCAGCCACCCAGGCCCGACGATACGCTGAGCGTGCACTCGGCAGAACAGGAGCACGTCTCGCAGCCAACGAGCTCCACGCCGAATCGCAAGGTGTACATTATGCGGCATGGCGAACGCGTTGACTTCACCTTTGGCACTTGGATCCCGTACTGTTTCGATGAGTTTGGCAACTACATGCGCAAGGATCTGAACATGCCCAAGGTGTTGCCACAACGCAAGCACAGTCCCGAGGGCTGGCAGAACGATTCGCCGCTCACCAATGTAGGACTCTATCAAGCACGGCTCACGGGCGAAGCGTTGCACGAGGCGCAGGTGCAGATTGATCATGTCTACTGTTCGCCTTCGTATCGTTGTGTGCAGACTTGCACCAGCGCCTTGGAGGGTCTTCAACTCAATGGCAAGCACAAGATTAAGCTGGAACCCGGACTCTTTGAGTGGATGGCCTGGTATCCCAATGGTGTGCCCGATTTCTTGACCAGCAGCGAGTTGACCGAGGCCAAGTACGACATTGATTTGAGCTACACGCCTGTGCAGCAGACAAGCGAGTTGACAGCACAGCTCAAGGAGTCCACAGAACAGTTTTACACGCGCAATCACGaagtgctgctgcagctgctggaaCGCACCA CTGGCAATCTGCTGATTGTGGCACATGCCACCACGCTGGACACGTGCTCGCGTCAGTTGACGGGGGGCGTGGCTCGGAACACCAACGAACTGCGTCAGGTGATACACAAGATACCCTACTGCAGTCTAGTCACTGTGGAGCAGCAGCTCGATGGTGTCTGGAAGCTGGTGGAGCCCGAGTGCTTGCCGGTGACCCATTCGAAAAATCCGCGCTTCGAGTGGAATGCGTTATCGACCACCTAG
- the LOC117574009 gene encoding transmembrane protein 179, whose amino-acid sequence MALANVLLLSQIAGHVLLIILSLCIVLPLSINLNQFCGHCLLFTTGKWREEDGMFDVQWASSGFCHFPLVTGIFLFIISAVQIHRYVRMKDEESFIALFVDVVLGIWMLAMSIMSAIFITLGFIVWCDGMTERFPSCEVSAGQNIIRGDTEKINTSGFYIEMGTTQFGAWGAFAISVGIGVIALLKLVHNHQVRNIKVSMYLERQRLVNQQHFDGRSTPPIVANSGASSDSETNK is encoded by the exons ATGGCTTTGGCAAACGTTCTTTTGCTTAGCCAGATAGCTGGCCATGTTCTACTCATCATATTATCGCTTTGCATTGTGTTGCCCCTGTCGATAAACCTCAATCAATTTTG CGGTCACTGCTTGCTTTTCACAACGGGGAAATGGCGAGAGGAGGACGGCATGTTTGATGTGCAGTGGGCATCGAGTGGCTTTTGTCATTTTCCATTGGTTACTGGCATCTTTCTGTTCATCATCTCAGCCGTACAAATCCACCG TTATGTGCGCATGAAGGATGAAGAGTCATTTATTGCACTGTTTGTTGACGTTGTGCTTGGCATTTGGATGCTGGCAATGTCCATAATGTCTGCCATCTTCATTACTCTGGGATTCATTGTGTGGTGCGACGGCATGACAGAACGCTTTCCATCGTGCGAAGTTTCAGCTGGCCAAAATATTATCCGTGGTGATACGGAGAAAATCAACACATCGGGATTCTACATTGAAATGGGCACCACTCAG tttggCGCCTGGGGAGCATTTGCAATTTCTGTGGGCATTGGAGTTATTGCTTTGCTGAAACTGGTACACAATCATCAGGTGCGGAACATCAAGGTTTCAATGTATCTAGAGAGACAACGTCTGGTCAATCAACAGCACTTCGATGGTCGTTCAACACCCCCAATAGTTGCAAACTCGGGCGCCTCCTCGGACTCGGAGACGAATAAATAG
- the LOC117574104 gene encoding protein UBASH3A homolog isoform X1, with translation MATLPPRKNQTPTRICSSMKPHLTPLQTLLQMGFQKHRAEKALASTGNRGVQIASDWLLAHVNDATLDECAPREYIIYACPTGPFLQQLEEFWAKSRQMCGWNGAHNYVPHITLVSFFKAPDECSLQLSKALKQVVDMTGALLDRPIKLEPYMSQNFMGFFVAEDDANYLKRLALQYVKEVSNSIISDTYEQLDAIVACFPWCGAVSSGTRCIPRSSRSISLEPHVKSLHLTLAYQFPQAQFNALKSLVETLDASCASNWELRLYSRDPRLATKQVQKVVYPHNPHETDELELRIGDYIYLNSEGVDSSSDGWAEGISWLTGSTGHLPVNYTERTAESDAWTLHRVVQLSKSVASSLNSAEDLDIVDGRSISTEPEERQRELQQSTQHPEIIEGSSFEESEQSVEKYLRQTLQPCLELPSLQLQLNSHNLSHQHNPHTPTIEITTNMSSLSTSHSAASKNVDEIMVEPPVMQPPRPDDTLSVHSAEQEHVSQPTSSTPNRKVYIMRHGERVDFTFGTWIPYCFDEFGNYMRKDLNMPKVLPQRKHSPEGWQNDSPLTNVGLYQARLTGEALHEAQVQIDHVYCSPSYRCVQTCTSALEGLQLNGKHKIKLEPGLFEWMAWYPNGVPDFLTSSELTEAKYDIDLSYTPVQQTSELTAQLKESTEQFYTRNHEVLLQLLERTTGNLLIVAHATTLDTCSRQLTGGVARNTNELRQVIHKIPYCSLVTVEQQLDGVWKLVEPECLPVTHSKNPRFEWNALSTT, from the exons ATGGCAACGCTACCGCCGCGTAAGAACCAAACGCCAACGCGAATCTGCAGCAGCATGAAACCGCACCTGACCCCGCTCCAAACATTACTCCAAATGGGCTTCCAAAAGCACAGAGC AGAAAAAGCTTTGGCTTCGACGGGTAATCGGGGCGTGCAAATTGCATCGGACTGGCTGTTGGCGCACGTCAACGATGCCACCTTGGACGAATGCGCACCACGAGAGTACATCATCTACGCGTGTCCCACGGGACCATTTCTGCAGCAGCTCGAAGAATTCTGGGCGAAGTCGCGTCAAATGTGCGGCTGGAATGGCGCCCACAATTATGTGCCGCATATAACGCTGGTGTCGTTCTTCAAG GCGCCCGATGAATGCTCGCTGCAGCTGTCGAAGGCTCTGAAGCAAGTGGTGGACATGACGGGCGCTTTGTTGGATCGCCCCATCAAGCTGGAGCCGTATATGAGCCAGAACTTTATGGGCTTCTTTGTGGCCGAAGATGATGCGAACTATTTGAAGCGACTGGCTTTGCAATATGTCAAGGAGGTGTCCAATTCAA TTATAAGCGACACTTATGAGCAGCTGGATGCTATTGTCGCCTGCTTCCCTTGGTGCGGCGCCGTCTCCTCGGGCACTCGCTGCATTCCACGCAGCAGTCGAT CGATCTCACTCGAGCCACACGTTAAGAGTCTGCACCTGACGCTCGCCTATCAGTTCCCGCAGGCACAATTCAATGCACTGAAATCACTTGTGGAAACTCTCGACGCCAGCTGCGCATCCAATTGGGAGCTGCGTCTCTATTCCCGCGATCCACGACTCGCCACCAAACAA GTGCAAAAAGTGGTCTATCCACACAATCCACACGAGACGGATGAGCTGGAGTTGCGCATTGGCGACTACATTTACTTGAACAGCGAGGGCGTCGATAGCTCCAGCGACGGTTGGGCCGAGGGCATCTCCTGGCTCACAGGCAGCACCGGACACTTGCCTGTCAACTACACCGAACGCACTGCGGAATCGGATGCTTGGACACTGCATCGTGTAGTGCAACTGTCGAAGAGCGTGGCATCATCGCTCAACTCTGCCGAGGATCTGGACATTGTGGACGGACGTAGCATCTCCACAGAGCCCGAGGAGCGTCAGCGTGAACTgcagcaaa GCACTCAGCATCCCGAGATCATTGAAGGCTCGTCATTCGAGGAGTCGGAGCAGAGCGTCGAGAAGTACTTGCGACAGACACTGCAGCCCTGCTTGGAGTTGCCAtcactgcagctgcagctcaacAGCCACAACTTGTCGCATCAACACAATCCGCACACGCCAACCATTGAGATCACCACCAACATGTCTTCGTTGTCCACATCGCACTCGGCGGCGTCCAAGAACGTCGATGAGATTATGGTGGAGCCACCGGTCATGCAGCCACCCAGGCCCGACGATACGCTGAGCGTGCACTCGGCAGAACAGGAGCACGTCTCGCAGCCAACGAGCTCCACGCCGAATCGCAAGGTGTACATTATGCGGCATGGCGAACGCGTTGACTTCACCTTTGGCACTTGGATCCCGTACTGTTTCGATGAGTTTGGCAACTACATGCGCAAGGATCTGAACATGCCCAAGGTGTTGCCACAACGCAAGCACAGTCCCGAGGGCTGGCAGAACGATTCGCCGCTCACCAATGTAGGACTCTATCAAGCACGGCTCACGGGCGAAGCGTTGCACGAGGCGCAGGTGCAGATTGATCATGTCTACTGTTCGCCTTCGTATCGTTGTGTGCAGACTTGCACCAGCGCCTTGGAGGGTCTTCAACTCAATGGCAAGCACAAGATTAAGCTGGAACCCGGACTCTTTGAGTGGATGGCCTGGTATCCCAATGGTGTGCCCGATTTCTTGACCAGCAGCGAGTTGACCGAGGCCAAGTACGACATTGATTTGAGCTACACGCCTGTGCAGCAGACAAGCGAGTTGACAGCACAGCTCAAGGAGTCCACAGAACAGTTTTACACGCGCAATCACGaagtgctgctgcagctgctggaaCGCACCA CTGGCAATCTGCTGATTGTGGCACATGCCACCACGCTGGACACGTGCTCGCGTCAGTTGACGGGGGGCGTGGCTCGGAACACCAACGAACTGCGTCAGGTGATACACAAGATACCCTACTGCAGTCTAGTCACTGTGGAGCAGCAGCTCGATGGTGTCTGGAAGCTGGTGGAGCCCGAGTGCTTGCCGGTGACCCATTCGAAAAATCCGCGCTTCGAGTGGAATGCGTTATCGACCACCTAG